A segment of the Bacillus licheniformis DSM 13 = ATCC 14580 genome:
GGTCGATGTTATCACAGGGGTCATTAAAGCCAACATTCCGTCAAGGATCGCTTTCAGCGTATCGTCTCAGACCGACTCCAGGACGATTCTTGATATGGGAGGCGCTGAAAAACTTCTCGGCAGAGGGGACATGCTGTTTCTCCCTGTCGGCGCCAATAAACCGCTCCGCGTTCAAGGTGCCTTTCTGTCAGACGAAGAAGTTGAAAAAGTTGTCGATCACGTCATCAGCCAGCAAAAAGCCCAATACCAAGAAGAAATGATTCCAGAAGAGACGCAGGAAACGGTCAGCGAAGTGACAGACGACCTTTATGACGAAGCGGTCGCACTTGTGGTCAGCATGCAGACGGCTTCTGTATCCATGCTGCAAAGGAGATTCCGCATCGGCTATACAAGAGCGGCGCGGCTTATCGATGCCATGGAAGAGCGGGGAATCGTCGGCCCATATGAAGGATCAAAACCCCGTGAAGTTCTCTTGTCAAAAGAGCAATACGAAGAACTCTCTTCTTGAGAAGAGAGTTCTTGTTTAACATAATTTCATTATGTAAACTAAAAAACATCTATTTATTTATTTGACAAAACATGATATAGTTATCCTCAATTAAAGATAATTTGAATCTGATCTGTCAGACGGAGGGAAAACATGTCGATAAAAGCTGACAATCAACGGTTATGTTTAAAGGTGATTGATCGGATAAAAGATGATATTCAAAATGGGGTCTTTTGCGAAAATGAACGGCTCCCGAGTGAATTTGAGCTGTCAAAGATGCTTGGTGTGAGCAGAACGGCTTTGCGTGAGGCGCTTAGAATACTGGAAGAAGAAAACGTCATCATCAGAAGGCATGGAGTCGGACATTTTGTAAATGCCAGACCGTTATTTCTATCAGGTATTGAGCAGCTGAACAGCGTCACAAAAATGATCGAGCAGGCAAGCATGACGCCGGGAACCATTTTTATGTCCTCACAGGTTACCGCTCCCACTGAAGAAGATATGCTCCGGTTTCAATATGCGGAAGAAACCGAGATCTTTTTGCTTGAGCGGGTGAGAACGGCAAATGGAATGCCGGTTGTCTACTGTCTTGATAAAATACCTGTGGACATTCTCCCGGAAGGCTTTTCACACGAGCAGGAGTCGATGTTTGAATGGCTTGAGAACAAATCCGGCGCCGTGATCAGCTACGCTGTTGCCGATATTGTGCCAATCGGATATCATGACACCATTTCCCAAATTCTTGAATGCGATCCTGAAACGTCTTTGCTGCTGCTCAAACAGACTCATTATGACCAAAACGATAAGCCCGTTTTATATTCTTTAAACTATTTTAGGGCCGATAAATTCAGATTTCATGTCGTCAGAAAACGTTTTTGATATGCGGG
Coding sequences within it:
- a CDS encoding GntR family transcriptional regulator, with product MSIKADNQRLCLKVIDRIKDDIQNGVFCENERLPSEFELSKMLGVSRTALREALRILEEENVIIRRHGVGHFVNARPLFLSGIEQLNSVTKMIEQASMTPGTIFMSSQVTAPTEEDMLRFQYAEETEIFLLERVRTANGMPVVYCLDKIPVDILPEGFSHEQESMFEWLENKSGAVISYAVADIVPIGYHDTISQILECDPETSLLLLKQTHYDQNDKPVLYSLNYFRADKFRFHVVRKRF